In Spirosoma pollinicola, the genomic window TTCTATACCAAAGCTACATCGTCAACATCTTTTTCGACCCGCAAATTGTCGATAATGAAGCGTTGGCGGTCAGGCGTGTTTTTACCCATGTAATAGCTAAGCAACTTAGGCACTGATGTTTCTTTTTCCATAATAACCGGCTCCAGGCGCATATTCTCGCCAATGAACAGGCCAAATTCATCCGGTGAAATTTCTCCTAAACCCTTAAATCGGGTTATTTCGATCTTCTTACCCCCCTTGGTCAATTTGTCGATACCCGCCTGTTTTTCTTCTTCCGAATAACAATAGGTGGTTTCCTTGTGATTTTTTGGATTTCGAACCCGAAACAAGGGTGTTTCGAGAATGTACAAATGGCCATTCCGAACCAGGTCGGGGAAAAATTGCAGAAAGAACGTTAGCATCAGTAATCGAATGTGCATGCCGTCGACGTCGGCATCCGTAGCAATTACAATCCGGTTGTAACGCAGCCCTTCGAGACCATCTTCAATATCTAAAGCGTGTTGAAGCAGGTTAAACTCCTCGTTTTCATACACTACTTTTTTGGTCAGACCAAAGCAGTTCAGCGGTTTTCCGCGCAGGCTGAATACGGCTTGCGACTGCACGTTCCGCGATTTTGTAATGGAACCACTAGCCGAGTCACCTTCAGTTATGAACAGTGTAGACTGATACCGGTCTTCGGCCTTCAGATCGGGCAGGTGATTACGACAGTCACGTAATTTTTTGTTGTGCAAGCTTGCCTTTTTGGCACGATCATTCGCCAGTTTTTTAATACCGGCAAGTTCCTTTCGTTCCCGCTCCGACTGTTCGATGCGCTTTTTAAGGGCTTCCCGTACAGCCGGGTTCATGTGCAGAAAATCGTCCAGGCGTTCTTTAACGAAGTCCTTAACGAACGAGCTCACCGATTGAGCGTTCGTTTCGGGCGACATATTCTGCGAACCGAGTTTTGTTTTTGTCTGTGATTCAAAAACGGGTTCCTGTACCCGAATACTAACAGCGGCAATGATGGATGACCGAATGTCTGATACCTCGTAGTTTTTATCGAAGTGTCGACGAACCGTTTCCACAACAGCCTCTTTGAGCGCGTTCAGGTGCGTACCGCCCTGCGTCGTGTATTGGCCATTCACAAACGAGTAGTATTCTTCGCCATATTGATTGCCGTGCGTCATGGCAATCTCAAGATCATTCCCTTTCAGGTGGATGATTGGATAGCGCAGCGAATCTTCGTCTTTCTTGGTCTTATCGCGCAGCAGATCGAGCAACCCGTTTTGCGATATATATTTTTGTTTGTTGAACGAAATGGTCAAGCCTGCATTCAGGTAGCAGTAATTCCAGATCATATTCTCTAAAAACTGAGGAATGAAATGAAAATGCTTAAATACAGTATCATCCGGCTCAAAGCAAATGAGGGTTCCGTTACGTTCATTGGTAATTTCCTCGCCCCGCTGCTTCAGTTCGCCCCGTTCAAACTCAGCCCAGACTGTACGACCTTCCCGAAAAGCCTGCACACGAAAATAAGTCGAAAGAGCGTTAACCGCCTTAGTACCGACACCGTTAAGACCAACCGACTTTTGGAAAGCGCCGGAGTCATATTTACCGCCTGTGTTAATTTTGGATACAACTTCAACAACCTTACCAAGTGGAATGCCCCGGCCATAGTCACGAACCTCGACCCGGTGATCAGTCACACGAATGTCAATGATTTTACCAAAGCCCATAACATGCTCATCAATGCAATTATCGACGGTTTCCTTTATTAGTACATATATGCCATCATCGGCGGCTGAGCCATCGCCAAGTTTGCCAATATACATACCCGGTCTAAGACGAATGTGCTCGCGCCAATCCAATGACCGGATACTATCTTCGTTGTATTGAACAGACTGATTCAGCAATTCTGCCATGTGTAATTATTAACTAAAAGACTAAAAGAGACTACCCGATGAACTAGCCACCAAAATTTAACATCGGAAAAATTATACCCTGATTTAATAAGGAGTCAAAACATCCCATACAATACGAAACTGTTTATAATCCAACAAAAGTTCGCTTACTTTGCCGACTGAACTGCACGAAATACTACCTAACCCAACTGTATGTTAGATACTGGCTTCTTTTTCGTAGAAGCCAAGCCGTTCGATATCTTAAAAATATGCAAAATCTAAGAATTTTCCACGACTTGCCGCAAAAATTTTTTCTTTTTGTTGTTGCTTTCGTTCAACGCAAATTTAGCACTCAATTAACCATATTATTCCTATGTACAGTTGGCCTGACTGTGCAGGGACAGGTCGTTGCTCCATCAAGCAGTGGCGCTATCTCTGCACCAGGTGCCGCTCGACCAGGAGCCGCAACGGGTTTGCCTGGTGGTGTTGCATTACCTCAAGGAGCCAACATCAATAATCTACCGACAAACGTTCAACAACAAATCAAAGGACGTTCGGGTCAGACTACTGTGAATCCAAATGGTCGGACCTCAACTGCTCCTTCCAGTACGGATCGCAAAAAGGCTGCTGCCAATCAAACGACTAATCAGCAGGTTGCAGCAGACGATACACTGGATGCAGGCCCCCAAACTAACGAGGAAATTATTAGAGCCGGAGCCGAACGTGCCCAACGTCGTGAACAAGCAGAACGACGCCAAAAAACATTTGGCTATGCACTCTTCAACGATCCGTCTATGCAGATTTCGTTTGAGCCGAACCTGAACATCGCCACGCCACGAAATTACGTTGTCGGTCCCGGCGATCAGTTGAATATTCAAATGTATGGCTACTCTGAGGCTGAGTTTAGTCAGACAGTGTCTGCCGATGGCAATATCTATTTTGCTCAGGCTACGGGCATTGGCCCCGTTTCTGTATCAGGTTTAACAATTGAACAGACAAAAGCGCGAATCATCAATCGTTTATCCAAGCGGTTCGTTGGCCTGCAAAAAACATCATTTGGTCCGCAAAACACATTCCTGGAGGTTTCTCTTGGCGGAACGATACGGAGTATACGTGTAACAGTAACAGGCGATGCAGTACGGCCAGGCACGTATACATTATCCTCTTTATCGACTGTTATGAACGCAGTCTATCAGGCTGGTGGTCCCAACGATATTGGCTCGTACCGCAAAGTGCAGCTCATTCGTAATAATAGAGTAGCTGCCACCCTCGATCTATATGATTTCCTGCTGAATGGTATTCAGCGCAATGACCTGCGGTTGCAGGATAATGACAACATTCGATTTACAACCTTTGTTGAACGGGTAGAAATTAGCGGCACCGTTAAGCGGGCTAACATATTTGAGATGTTGCCCGGCGAAACGCTGGATCGGCTTTTGTTCTATGCCGGTGACTTTGCCGCTCAGGCCTACAAGAATCGCCTTAAAGTTACCCGCCTGACGGATAGAGAGATTAAAGTCGTTGATGTAACAGCGCCTGAATTTAAGACATTTGTGATGCAGGACGGCGATTTTGTAACGGTTGAACGGCTGCTTGATCGCTTCGAAAATCAGGTTACTATAGAAGGAGCCGTATTTAGAACCGGACAATATTCGCTTGATAATAACCGGACGTTGAAGCAGCTTATCCAGACAGCCGAAGGTCTAAAAGGAGATGCTTTTACAGGGCGTATCTCGATTGTTCGGACTCGCGAAGATCTGGCGATTGAGAACCTGTCGATCAATCTGGCTAACATTCTGGCCGGTACGGAACCCGATATTGCGCTGCAACGCGAAGATCAAATCATCATTCCATCGCGATTTGATTTTGTACAACCAGCTACCATTTCAATTCAGGGCGAAGTAAACGCCCCTGATCCGGGAATGACGTACATGGCTAATATGACATTAAACGATGCCTTAGTACGTACGGGCGGGCTTAAAGAGTCGGCAGCGGCTTCTATGGTTGAAGTCATCCGTCGGAAAAAAGATGCAGATCCGCGCTCTCCTTCGGCACAAATTGCAGAGACGTTCCGGTTTAATGTAAACCGTGACCTTTCGATCAATAGCGATACAAACAAGGATTTTGTCTTAGAGCCCTTCGACCAGATTATCGTGCGTCGGTCGCCAAATTACGCTATTCAAACGTATGCCTATGTGGCAGGTGAAGTGATCATTCCAGGTTCATATCCGATCCGTACGAAAGATCAGAAAGTTTCCGATCTCGTTTTACAGGCGGGTGGCCTGACACCACAAGCTTATGTAGAAGGTGCAACACTTATTCGGCCGGTGAAATTGAGCGCCGATGAGATAAGACGCAAGCAAAAGGCAATCGACGAAGTAGCCAACAGTGCTGTGAAGGCAGTTGTTGAAACAGAAGAGGTTACCCCCAATTTAGCGGAGGCTATTGGCATTAACCTTAAAAAGATTTTAGCTAAACCAGGCTCGTCGGAAGATATTCTGCTTCAGGAAGGGGATACACTTCGTATTCCAAAATTACTTGAAACAGTACGTATTCAGGGCGAAGTGCAACTACCCAATACAGTTAAATACAGAAGTGAGCAAACGTTTCAGGATTATATTTCGCAAACCGGTGGATTCACGTCTAAGTCGCAACGTCGGCGGGCCTTTATTGTGTATGCAAATGGATCTATTGACAGAACCCGAAAGTTTATGTTCTTCAACGTCTATCCACGTGTTGAACCCGGTGCTGAAATCGTTGTTCCAAGACGGACAATCGTACCGTTAACGGCTCAGCAATTGTTGAGTTCGACCGTTGGCATAGCCGGTTCGTTGTTAACACTCGTTACTACCCTTCTTCTGATTACAAAGGTTCAATAAACAGGCATCTTCACCGTGTATGGCTTCTATAAACGTAAACGATACAACGAATCAAAATCAACTGGCAGCCTCGCGGCCGCTTCCTCCAGACCAGATTTCCCCAAAATCTGTTGTACTACGAATTGTTGAGTTAAAATACGTCTTCCAGCGCAACTGGAAACTGTTAATCATCATAGTCGCGCTTGGGGCAGCCATCGGTTTTACCTATGACTTGCTTCACAAGACAAGAATCACCTATACGGGCACCATTATGTTCAACCTGGGTGGTGGCTCATCGGGGGGTGGATTTGGCGAGTTAGGCCAGTTGGCTGGTGCTTTCGGGTTGAGTTCAGGAGCTCCGGATGCCAATATTTTTGTTGGTGACAACTTTCTTATCTATGCCAAATCGAGGCCGGTCATTGAGAAAACACTGATGCAGACCGATACCATCGATGGTAAAGATACCTTATTGGTAAATTACTATATTCGCCACAGCGGGATTCGTGACAAGGAATGGGAAGATAATGATTCGCTGCGAGCTTTTTATTTTAAGCGGGCCAAAGTTCCTGCTGAATATACAAAGATGGAACAGCTTGTTATGTCTGATATTTTCACTCGGATAGGGACCGAGATGGCAGTGAAGCAACCGGAACGGAAATCGTCGTTTATGGAATTAAGCAGTTTCATGGAGGATGAAAAACTAGCGGCTGCCTTTCTTACCACTCACCTTAAAACGATTGAGGCCGATTATCAGAAAAAACAAACTAAAAAGACCCGTGAGATGTACGATCTTCTGACATCACGGGCCGATTCCATTGCCAGGAAACTAACGGGCACCGAAAACTCACTGGCAAAATACCTGGATCAAAACCAGCAGATCATTGTGGCACAGGCTCGTATTCAGGAAAATAAGCTAAACCGAAACTCCGGCTTCCTGACTACCCTGTATTATCAAGCCCTGCAACAGGCAGATAATATGCGTTTATCACTCATTCGCGAAACGCCCCTCTTTACAATCATCAAGCCGGTATATTTTCCTTTATACCGTGAAGTATTGGCAACAGCCGGTTTGCAGATTGGTGTTGCCTGTAGCCTGGTTTTAGCGATTCTTGTTATTTTCTTAAAAGAAACCTATCGCTCCATTATGAGAGCACAATAACAAGTTTATTTGTTTAACGACGCTCTTTATTTGACACTATTGAAAACGCACGAAGTTATCATACAGCCGGGCCGCTCTGAGCGGCATTACTGGCGCGAGCTGTGGCGAAACCGCGAGTTGATGTACATTCTGTCTATGCGGGACGTTTCTGTACGCTACAAGCAAACAGCTCTTGGAACCGCCTGGGGTCTTATTCGCCCATTGACAACCATGCTGATAATGGTGTTTGTGTTCAGTAAAATTGCCAAGCTTCCAGCCGATCCTGGTGTCCCCTACCCACTCATGGTATTAGGCGGCATCACGGTATGGACGTTTTTTGCAACAGCCTTTACCCAAATCAGCAACAGCGTGACAATGAATTCGAACCTTGTCACCAAAGTATATTTCCCACGGCTTATTATGCCCATAAGCTCAGTAGCTGTTAGTTTTATAGACTTTCTGGTATCGCTGGGTTTATTTATTGTGTTATCGATTTGGTATAAATTCATGCCAGACTGGCACTTGCTCTTACTGCCTGCCTTTATTGTATTAGCACTGCTGGCATCATTTGCGTTTGGACTATTCTTTGCTGCCGTAAACGTTCGTTTCCGGGATATCGGTCAACTGATACCGTTTATTGTGCAGATTGGCTTTTACATTTGTCCAATTGCTTACAGTAGTCGGTTGGTAGCTGATAAGGCAGGCGAATGGTGGACCCCTTTTTACTGGATGAATCCCATGGTTGGTATCATCGATGGTTTCCGCTGGTCGTTACTTGGCGAAAAAGCGTATTTCAATCCGGAGAGTTTACTTATTTCGGTTGGTATTATTGGGGTCTGCTTAATCTTATCGCTTTACTTTTTCCGTAAACGAGAGAATTCATTTGTTGATGATATTTAAAGAATTACGATTTCTGACTGACAAGCAGACTTAAATCGTAAACCGTAATTTGCCAATTCATATGTCTGTCATTACTGTCGAAAATATAAGCAAGCATTACATCATTGACCACCAGAAGGGCAAAGGTGCCAATACGTTGCGTGACGTTATTACGGAAAATCTCCGGGCTATGTTCGGCAGTAAAAAAGACCAGAACGCTGTCACCCATGAAGAGTTCTGGGCACTCCGTGATGTAAATTTTTCAATTGAGCAGGGCGATCGTGTCGGCATCGTTGGTCACAATGGTGCAGGCAAATCGACAATGCTTAAGATTTTGAGTAAAATTATTGAGCCTAGCAGTGGCACAGTTCGTATTAAAGGACGGGTGGCCAGCTTGCTTGAAGTCGGTACCGGTTTCCATCCTGAGCTAACAGGCCGCGAAAATATTTACCTGAATGGGTCATTGCTGGGCATGAGCCGCAATGAAATTCGCAAGCAGTTCGACGAAATAGTAGCCTTTGCTGGTGTAGAAAAATTTCTGGACACACCCGTGAAACGGTATTCGTCGGGTATGTATGTCCGGTTAGGATTTGCTATTTCAGCCCACCTCGACCCCGAAATTATGATTGTCGATGAAGTACTGGCTGTGGGAGATGCCGAATTTCAGAAGAAAAGTCTTGGCAAAATGCGGGACAATTCGGCAAGTGGTCGGACTATTATCTTCGTGAGCCACAACCTTACTGCCGTTCAGGCTCTTTGCAACAAGACACTCTATTTCGAAAAAGGCCAGCTTATAGAACAGGGAGAAACGAACCAGGTCATTGCAAATTACCTCAGTAAAGTTTCCAAAACCCGGCTTTCCCGGGAGTGGGCCACACCTGAAGAAGCTCCGGGTAATGATTTGGTTCGCATCCGGCGCATTGAACTGGTTCCTGAATATCAGGAGGGACTTACCCACATCGATGTTCGGACGGCAATGAACTTTCGGTTTGAGTTCTGGAACCAGATGGATCATGCCAACCTAAATTTGAGTTTGCACCTCAACTCCATGACGGGTGAGTGCATCTTTAACATTGGTACGCTGTCGCAGCCTTACGGTAAAGGGCTCATTTCGGGAGAATGCACAATTCCGGGTTATTTCCTGAACGATGGCTCTTACACAATTTCTATTATGATTGTGAAGGATACCGTCACGCCACTCTACGTTATGGAAGAAGGTATTACCTTTGATGTAGAGGATTATCGCGAGGGTATTGCCTGGTATGGCAAGTGGCCAGGTTATGTACGCCCCCAAATTCCTTTCCACACAAAAATGCTGGAATCAGTTACCAATGAGCAGTAAATAGTGATTCATGGACGTTTTCTACAAAACTTGTTCTCATTTTCCTGTTTATTGCTAACTTTCATTTTATACCTGATTGATGATCAACGTCACTAAATCATATCTGCCAGACCTCGATGAGTACACCACCTACTTGAAAGGTATCTGGGAGCGCGTACACCTGACTAATGATGGTCCACTCGTTCGCGAACTGGAAGATCAGCTAAGGGACTATCTCGGCGTAAAGTACCTGAAGTTTTGTACTAACGGAACGATAGTGCTGCAATTAGCACTCAAGGCGCTTGATATTACAAAAGAGGTTATTACCACACCATTCTCTTACGTTGCCACGACAAATGCGTTGCTGTGGGAAGGTTGCACACCCATTTTTGCTGACATTCGTCCGGACGATTTCAACATCGATCCTGATAAAATCGAAGCGCTGATTACTGAAAATACACAAGCCATTATGGCAACTCACGTGTATGGAAACGCCTGCCGAATTGAGCAGATTCAAGCTATAGCCGATAAGTTTAATTTAAAAGTTATTTACGACGCAGCGCACACGTTCGGCGCTCGTTATAATGGCCAGTCGATTTTGAGTTATGGGGATTTGAGTACCTGTAGTTTTCATGCCACGAAGGTTTTTCATACAGTCGAGGGCGGCTGCATAGTAACCAACGATAGTGATATGGCCGAAAAACTGCATAATTTCCGGTCATTTGGCCATAAAAACGACACCTATTTTAGTATTGGCATCAACGCTAAAAATTCAGAGTTTCATGCTGCTATGGGGTTGTGCATGTTGCCGAAGGTGCCTGAATTAATTGCGGCCAGAAAGATGCGTTTTGAGTTTTACGACCGGCAGCTTGATTTTACAAAAATCTATCGACCATCGATTTTGCCCGGTGTGGACTATAATTATGCTTACTACCCCGTCGTGTTTGATTCGGAGGAAACACTGCTCCGGGTAATGGACGCTCTGAAAGTAGACCATATTATGCCGCGACGGTATTTTTATCCCTCGCTCAATACCCTGGACTTTACCTTTGCTCCCGGCTCAGCAACAGCTCAACCCTGCCCGGTATCTGAAGATGTGGCGCTTCGAGTGCTATGCCTGCCTCTTTACCCTGATTTGGCAGAAACAGATGTTAACCGTATTGCCTCCATTGTAAATATGGTCGTTGCCTCGGTGCCGGAAATTGTTTAGAGTATGTGGGCTGATCGTTACTATATTTCTTTGAAATCTGGCAAATTGATTTAGAAAGCCATTTTTCAGTTGGGTAGCCCACCAGGGTACATAAGTCATTATGAGTAGTCTATATTTCCTCTCTCTCGTTCTATTTGTCGTTTACACTGGTCAGATCTCGACGCGTATTTGCCGCCGGTCTTTGACCGAATGGTGGCTAACAACCTTTCTACTAGGGGCAGGAAGTGTAATTCTGACAGGTTTTATCCTGTCAGCACTTTATCAAACAGCTAATTCCCCTGTTTGGGCAGTTTCGGTATTTATAACGGTAACGATACTGGGCGCAATCCTGAAACGACTGTCCCCATCTCAGGCAGGTTTTTCGATCAGGCTCCTTTTACTGGAACGCTGGCAAACGGCCCTGAGCTGGTTCAGAGGATTATCCACCTTCCCCCGGTTTCTGTTCTCCATCCTTTTCTCGACGCTGGTCATTATAGCCAGCTTGAATTTGCTACTGGTTCTGTTTACGGTACCGAACGAGTGGGATAGCATGACCGGCCATTTAAACCGCGTTATGCAGTATATTCAGCGTGGTACGATGCGGCACTTCGGGGGTACAAACTGGAACATAGATACCTATCCCAAAAGCGTTTGTACACTCCAGATTTATTCGTTTTTAATGACCGGGCGTTTTGAGAACGGATTCAAATTCATTCATCATCTGAGTTACTGGACGGCTATCGTAGCTGTATTCGGGATTGTACAGCGCATTGGGCAAAACAGGTTGTCGGCTAGTTTTTTTTGTGCATTAGCCTATGCCTTATTGCTCGACTTCCTGATGCAGGCTATCACAACCGAAACAGACATCGTACTAACGGCCTACCTTAGCGTGCTGCTATACATGCTGTTTACGTATAGGACAACAGGAACGCAGCACACAACAGACAACCGCTATCTCTATCTGGCGGGTATGGCTTTTGGTATTGCCTTTGGGCATAAAATTACGTTTGCCCTCCTGTTGCCTTCCGTATTCGTTATTATGATCTACACAGTATTCCTGTCGAGGTCTTTGGCTATTACATTTAACAGAACATGGCGGTTGGGTACCTCTATTCTTGTTGGCGTATGTTTGTGGACGCTACCAACGGGTTACCTGAAAAATATTGAAGTATTCGGCCATCCTATCGGTCCGCCAACGGCTCTTAAGCACCAGTCGGTAGAGCGAGCCGGATCAGTAGCTAATTTATTTGAGCAGGGAAGCCGAAACGTGGTTCGTTACGGCTTCGACCATGTTAATATCGATGGTATCAGAAACAGCAGCATAGGGGCAAAAATTAACCATGCCATGCGTCTACCGCTGGTTTTTGTTGAGGACAAATTACATATGCGGTTAGATGAGGAAACTGATTTCTCCATTCAGGCTTTTTCATTCGACCGGAAGTTTGCCTTTTATAATGCCAATCCTTATTGGGGAATTTTTGGCTTTGCACTCATCTTCCCGTTGCTCTTTCTGGTACTGATTGGCTATATCCGTTCCACGGCCCATGTGTATCTGGGTATCGCTTTGTTACTCCATTTTGCAGCCCTCTCCTATTCGGCGCCGTATGACCCCTTTAAAGGACGTTACTTCATCGAAACAGGTTTGTTTGGCGTTACATTTCTGGCGTTGATTTTCCTTCACCCCCGTACTTCCGTCGACGTTCCAGGACGAGTCATCTGGAAGTCCTATGTGGGCATTGTTACCTTGCTGGGATGCTTATCGGCCTTGATGTGCGTATTTTTGAACACACGAGCCCTGCCCTTTGCCTGGACCGCTCCCGACGGGATACGCTTTCCATCTGCATTTCATTCCGATCGGATTCGGCAAATCACCATTGGTCGCCAGGATACGTATATTCCTTATAAACGATTCGATGAGTTAGTGCCCGATAAGGCAACCGTAGCGCTGGCCACTATTAACGACGATTACGAATACCCGCTTTATGGTCCCAACCTATCGCGTCGGTTGATAGCGATCAATCCGTTTGAACAGGGTTTAAAACCCATTCCGAAGGGTGCGGATTACCTTTTCTTTGATAAACGGATTATCTCACCCATACCCGGCGATATTCGCC contains:
- a CDS encoding DNA topoisomerase IV subunit B, giving the protein MAELLNQSVQYNEDSIRSLDWREHIRLRPGMYIGKLGDGSAADDGIYVLIKETVDNCIDEHVMGFGKIIDIRVTDHRVEVRDYGRGIPLGKVVEVVSKINTGGKYDSGAFQKSVGLNGVGTKAVNALSTYFRVQAFREGRTVWAEFERGELKQRGEEITNERNGTLICFEPDDTVFKHFHFIPQFLENMIWNYCYLNAGLTISFNKQKYISQNGLLDLLRDKTKKDEDSLRYPIIHLKGNDLEIAMTHGNQYGEEYYSFVNGQYTTQGGTHLNALKEAVVETVRRHFDKNYEVSDIRSSIIAAVSIRVQEPVFESQTKTKLGSQNMSPETNAQSVSSFVKDFVKERLDDFLHMNPAVREALKKRIEQSERERKELAGIKKLANDRAKKASLHNKKLRDCRNHLPDLKAEDRYQSTLFITEGDSASGSITKSRNVQSQAVFSLRGKPLNCFGLTKKVVYENEEFNLLQHALDIEDGLEGLRYNRIVIATDADVDGMHIRLLMLTFFLQFFPDLVRNGHLYILETPLFRVRNPKNHKETTYCYSEEEKQAGIDKLTKGGKKIEITRFKGLGEISPDEFGLFIGENMRLEPVIMEKETSVPKLLSYYMGKNTPDRQRFIIDNLRVEKDVDDVALV
- a CDS encoding polysaccharide biosynthesis/export family protein, translated to MQNLRIFHDLPQKFFLFVVAFVQRKFSTQLTILFLCTVGLTVQGQVVAPSSSGAISAPGAARPGAATGLPGGVALPQGANINNLPTNVQQQIKGRSGQTTVNPNGRTSTAPSSTDRKKAAANQTTNQQVAADDTLDAGPQTNEEIIRAGAERAQRREQAERRQKTFGYALFNDPSMQISFEPNLNIATPRNYVVGPGDQLNIQMYGYSEAEFSQTVSADGNIYFAQATGIGPVSVSGLTIEQTKARIINRLSKRFVGLQKTSFGPQNTFLEVSLGGTIRSIRVTVTGDAVRPGTYTLSSLSTVMNAVYQAGGPNDIGSYRKVQLIRNNRVAATLDLYDFLLNGIQRNDLRLQDNDNIRFTTFVERVEISGTVKRANIFEMLPGETLDRLLFYAGDFAAQAYKNRLKVTRLTDREIKVVDVTAPEFKTFVMQDGDFVTVERLLDRFENQVTIEGAVFRTGQYSLDNNRTLKQLIQTAEGLKGDAFTGRISIVRTREDLAIENLSINLANILAGTEPDIALQREDQIIIPSRFDFVQPATISIQGEVNAPDPGMTYMANMTLNDALVRTGGLKESAAASMVEVIRRKKDADPRSPSAQIAETFRFNVNRDLSINSDTNKDFVLEPFDQIIVRRSPNYAIQTYAYVAGEVIIPGSYPIRTKDQKVSDLVLQAGGLTPQAYVEGATLIRPVKLSADEIRRKQKAIDEVANSAVKAVVETEEVTPNLAEAIGINLKKILAKPGSSEDILLQEGDTLRIPKLLETVRIQGEVQLPNTVKYRSEQTFQDYISQTGGFTSKSQRRRAFIVYANGSIDRTRKFMFFNVYPRVEPGAEIVVPRRTIVPLTAQQLLSSTVGIAGSLLTLVTTLLLITKVQ
- a CDS encoding ABC transporter permease produces the protein MKTHEVIIQPGRSERHYWRELWRNRELMYILSMRDVSVRYKQTALGTAWGLIRPLTTMLIMVFVFSKIAKLPADPGVPYPLMVLGGITVWTFFATAFTQISNSVTMNSNLVTKVYFPRLIMPISSVAVSFIDFLVSLGLFIVLSIWYKFMPDWHLLLLPAFIVLALLASFAFGLFFAAVNVRFRDIGQLIPFIVQIGFYICPIAYSSRLVADKAGEWWTPFYWMNPMVGIIDGFRWSLLGEKAYFNPESLLISVGIIGVCLILSLYFFRKRENSFVDDI
- a CDS encoding ABC transporter ATP-binding protein, coding for MSVITVENISKHYIIDHQKGKGANTLRDVITENLRAMFGSKKDQNAVTHEEFWALRDVNFSIEQGDRVGIVGHNGAGKSTMLKILSKIIEPSSGTVRIKGRVASLLEVGTGFHPELTGRENIYLNGSLLGMSRNEIRKQFDEIVAFAGVEKFLDTPVKRYSSGMYVRLGFAISAHLDPEIMIVDEVLAVGDAEFQKKSLGKMRDNSASGRTIIFVSHNLTAVQALCNKTLYFEKGQLIEQGETNQVIANYLSKVSKTRLSREWATPEEAPGNDLVRIRRIELVPEYQEGLTHIDVRTAMNFRFEFWNQMDHANLNLSLHLNSMTGECIFNIGTLSQPYGKGLISGECTIPGYFLNDGSYTISIMIVKDTVTPLYVMEEGITFDVEDYREGIAWYGKWPGYVRPQIPFHTKMLESVTNEQ
- a CDS encoding DegT/DnrJ/EryC1/StrS family aminotransferase produces the protein MINVTKSYLPDLDEYTTYLKGIWERVHLTNDGPLVRELEDQLRDYLGVKYLKFCTNGTIVLQLALKALDITKEVITTPFSYVATTNALLWEGCTPIFADIRPDDFNIDPDKIEALITENTQAIMATHVYGNACRIEQIQAIADKFNLKVIYDAAHTFGARYNGQSILSYGDLSTCSFHATKVFHTVEGGCIVTNDSDMAEKLHNFRSFGHKNDTYFSIGINAKNSEFHAAMGLCMLPKVPELIAARKMRFEFYDRQLDFTKIYRPSILPGVDYNYAYYPVVFDSEETLLRVMDALKVDHIMPRRYFYPSLNTLDFTFAPGSATAQPCPVSEDVALRVLCLPLYPDLAETDVNRIASIVNMVVASVPEIV
- a CDS encoding glycosyltransferase family 39 protein, yielding MSSLYFLSLVLFVVYTGQISTRICRRSLTEWWLTTFLLGAGSVILTGFILSALYQTANSPVWAVSVFITVTILGAILKRLSPSQAGFSIRLLLLERWQTALSWFRGLSTFPRFLFSILFSTLVIIASLNLLLVLFTVPNEWDSMTGHLNRVMQYIQRGTMRHFGGTNWNIDTYPKSVCTLQIYSFLMTGRFENGFKFIHHLSYWTAIVAVFGIVQRIGQNRLSASFFCALAYALLLDFLMQAITTETDIVLTAYLSVLLYMLFTYRTTGTQHTTDNRYLYLAGMAFGIAFGHKITFALLLPSVFVIMIYTVFLSRSLAITFNRTWRLGTSILVGVCLWTLPTGYLKNIEVFGHPIGPPTALKHQSVERAGSVANLFEQGSRNVVRYGFDHVNIDGIRNSSIGAKINHAMRLPLVFVEDKLHMRLDEETDFSIQAFSFDRKFAFYNANPYWGIFGFALIFPLLFLVLIGYIRSTAHVYLGIALLLHFAALSYSAPYDPFKGRYFIETGLFGVTFLALIFLHPRTSVDVPGRVIWKSYVGIVTLLGCLSALMCVFLNTRALPFAWTAPDGIRFPSAFHSDRIRQITIGRQDTYIPYKRFDELVPDKATVALATINDDYEYPLYGPNLSRRLIAINPFEQGLKPIPKGADYLFFDKRIISPIPGDIRLGTDTTMRAMMIVPGEDYYLRKLK